The genomic segment CCAAGATCAGGGACCTGGAGGCGGTCGGCGGCACCCGCATCCTCCTCCAGGGGGGCGTGAACCCCGAGTTGGGGCTGGACTACTACACGGGGCTGCTGCGGCACGTCAAGGCGCACCACCCCACCATCCGCATCGACGCCTTCTCGCCGGAGGAGGTTCTCTTCATGGAGAAGACCTTCGGGCTGAGCCTCGACTCGCTCCTCAACACCCTGATCGAGGCGGGACTTGACGGCCTGCCGGGCGCGGGCGGCGAGATTCTGGAGGACGAGGTGCGTCAGGGAGCGGCCCCCGCGCGCATCCGCTCGGATGACTGGTTCCGCATCATCGACGCGGCGCAGCGCAAGGGGCTCTACACGATCTCGACGATGGTGATCGGCTTCGGGGAAACGTACGCCCAGCGCGCGGCCCACCTCCTCAAGATCCGGGAGCAGCAGGACCGGGCGAACGCGCTTTACGGGGGCAACGGCTTTTCGGGCTTCGCCATGTGGACCCTCCAGACCGAGCACACGCGCCTCCACGGTAAGGCGCCCGGCGCGACCGCCCACGAGTACCTCCAGCAGCTCGCGGTGGCGCGCATCGCCCTCGACAACATCCCCAACATCCAGGCCTCGTGGCCCGCGCAGGGCTTCAAGGTGGCGCAGGCGGCGTTGTATTACGGGGCGAACGACCTCGGAAGCACCATGCTGGAGGAGAACGTGGTCTCGGCGGCGGGCGGGCACGGGCGGCACAGCGCCACCGTGCGCGAACTCGTCCGCATCGCTGTGGACGCCGGGTACACCCCCGCCATCCGCAACAGCCGCTTTAGAATCATCGCCTGGCCGGATGCGGACGCCCTCCTGAACCGCGCGGAGACGAACCCGGAGGCGGAGCGGGCCGTCGGAGCGGTAGGGCAGGTGGAGGAAGCGGGGCAGTTCCCCGCCCAGCCTTTACCTTTAAGGTGAAGTAGTTAACAATGGGTGCATGTGCTGTGGGTTGACCGGGCGTTTCCTCCCGCTGATGAACGGAGGAGGGGAGGACCCGGCCAGACGGGTGTCGTCTTTCTCGGGGGAGGGCCTTTGCTCGCGTTCGTAATTTGCGAGGCCCTGGACGGTAAGGCGTGGCAGGCGGAGGCACGGTTTCTGGTGCGCTCGGCCCGCGACCTGCGGGCGCTGCTCGCCTCGGCGGGGCTGGGCGACCGGGGTCACGAGCCCGACGTGAGCGTGACCGTGCGGGGTGACCTGCTCATGGAAGACCGCCGGGTCAGCGGGCGCACGGTGCTGACCACGGAGGAGGTCGTCCGGCTCGCGGAGATGGCGGAGCCGAACGAGCGGGCCCAGCTCCTGGCCTGGCACGCCTTCGCGCAGACGCTGGAGGACGCCGGACGCCCCGCGCGGCTGATCTTCTGGTTCGTGGGGTGAGGGGAGAGGGGACCTACGCCGCCCCGTCCATCCGCTCATCCACCCGCGCCCGATGTTCGAGGTCGTCCAGCGCCTGCTCGTAGAGGTCCTGGCCGAGGGAGGGCACGACGGCGAGAAAGGTCGCGGCCTCCTCCAGGGTGGCGTGGAGGCTGTCGTGGTGCCAGCCCGGCCCCTCGGCGATCAGGCGCACCCCGCCGGGCGCGAGGAGAAAGCGCACGCGTCCCTGACCCGTCCGCGTGTCGCTGAAGTGCCGGGCCGTGTTCATGTCCCCAGCTTAGAAAGCGGGCGTGAGCCCCACATCGACCAAAATGATGAGGCGTTCAGGGTGGGGGCGGGCATCATGGGTCCGTGAGTTCCCTCCCTCCCGTCGCCGTGCAGCCCGTCTCCGGGGCAACCCGTTCCGCCGTCCTGGCCCTGCGCGTTCACCCCCGGCAGGCGGTCTTCAGCGGCGAGATGCCGGAGTTGCTCGCCCAGGCCGAGGCCGACCCCCGCAGCGTGGCGATGTGTGTTCTCGAAGGTGGGGAGGTGGTCGGGTACTTTCGCCTGGACCCCACCCCCGGCGCCGTCGCCCGGCGGGACTTCGGGCCGGGCAGCGTGGGGGTACGTGCCTTTTTCATCGACCGGGAGCGGCAGGGGCGGGGGCTCGGCACGGCGGCCATGCTCGCCCTTGCCGCGTGGCTGCGCGAACACCGTCCCGAGGTGCGGCGCGTGATCCTGACGGTGAACTTTAAAAACCCCGCCGCCACCCGCGCCTACCGCGAGGCGGGCTTCGTGATCCGGGGGGCGCCGTACCTGGGCGGAAGTGTGGGGCCGCAGCACGTGATGGAATTGGAGCTGGGGGAGCTGGGGCGCTAACCCCGCAACAGGGCCCCCAGGCTCGTCCGCATGAGGAGCCGCACGAACCTCACGCGGAGGGATTGATGCGGGGAGCGCGGCGTGCCACCGGGGTGGGCCTGCGCGTGCAACTCGCGGGAGGGCTCGGGGTCGAAGGAGGGCGTACCTGACGCCAGCGCCGACTGCGCCACCCGCAGCGATGAGGCGTGCCCGGGGTGGAGTTCCGGCAGGGCGTCCCAGGCGTGCCAGCCCACCTCGCGTGCCTCCAGGGTGGGCCGGGGCTCGCCCTCCGCCTCCATATCGAAAATGGCCGTGACGATATGGAGGCCGTGCCGAGCACCCGAGTACCGCGCGTCGAGCAGCCCGAGGAGACGATTCGCCCGTCCCCGCAGCCCCACCTCCTCGAACAACTCACGTTCGGCTGCCCCGGCTACGGTCTCCCCAACGTCCGCCAGGCCGCCGGGCAGGCCCCACAATCCGCTGTCCGCGCGGCGCATCAGCAGCACCCGGTCCCCCCGCGTGACTACCGCCTCCACGCCGAGCAGCGGCGACACGTGGGCGAGGTTCCTGAGGTATGCGTCCCTGACCTCGTTCAGACGGGCGGGGCTGTCCTGCGCGGCCAGCTCGGCGCTCAGCATCAGCACGCGGCGGTAACGGTCCAGGTCGTAGGGGTCGCGGACGTAGGAGAGGCCCAGGAGCGCCAGGGCGCGCAGCTCGTCGGCGATGAGATGAGGGTGGGTCACCCGGCCATCTTGGCCCTCTCCTTGCTCATGAAGCGGCGTGCAGGGGCGCCTCACGGCTCTGGACCTTTCCCCCCCCAGACTCTTGGGCGATGAGCACCCGGATCGCCGGTCAGAAAGTTCTCGCCATCGTCCTCGCGGGGGGCAAGGGCAGTCGCCTTGCGCCGCTGACGACCGAGCGGGCCAAACCCGCCGTGCCCTTTCTGGGCACCTATCGCCTGATCGACTTCACCCTCTCCAACCTCGTGCACAGCGGCGTGCAGGACGTGTGGGTGATCGAGCAGTACCTCCCGCACGGCCTCAACGACCACCTCTCGGGCGGGCGCCCCTGGGACCTCGACCGCACCCGGGGCGGCCTGGTGGTGATGCCCCCCTTCTCCAGCCCCGAGAACGAGGACGGCGAGTTCGCCCAGGGCAACGCCCACGCCCTCGCCCAGCACGCGGCCCTGATCCGCGAGTTCGGCCCCGACGTGGTGCTGGTGCTCAGCGCCGACCACATCTACAAGTTCGACTATTCGGACCTCATCCGCGCCCACGCCCGGCACGGCGCGAGCGTCACGATGGTCACCACCGAGGTCGAGCCCGAGCAGGCCACCCGCTTCGGCAACGTGCGGGCGGGGGAGGACGGGCGGGTCACCGAGTTCGCCTACAAGCCCGACGAGCCGCTGGGGGGGACGGTCACCGCCGAAATCTTCGCCTACGACGCCGGGGTGCTCCTCGACACCCTGGAGGAACTGGAACGGCAGGGTGACCTGGGGGACTACGGCGAGGAGTTGCTGCCCGCCCTCGTCGCGCGGGGAGACGCCTACGCGGTCCCGCTGGAGGGGTACTGGATGGACGTGGGCACCCTCGACGCCTACCTCCAGACCCACCGCGACTTTCTCGACGGCCTCGGTTTTCCCCTCGACACCCGGGACTGGCCCTTCATCACCAGCAGCATCTCGCGCCCGCCCGCCCGGATCGAGGGCACGGCCCGCCTCGACGACGCCTTCGTCTGCGGCGGCGCCGTGATCGCGGGCGAGGT from the Deinococcus planocerae genome contains:
- the mqnC gene encoding cyclic dehypoxanthinyl futalosine synthase; this encodes MTSGAEPLQKAASGERLNAAEIEALYHLPLPEVAAVAHGLRLERRDPDVVTFLIDRNINYTNVCNVGCNFCAFYRTRRQKDSYTLDYEEISAKIRDLEAVGGTRILLQGGVNPELGLDYYTGLLRHVKAHHPTIRIDAFSPEEVLFMEKTFGLSLDSLLNTLIEAGLDGLPGAGGEILEDEVRQGAAPARIRSDDWFRIIDAAQRKGLYTISTMVIGFGETYAQRAAHLLKIREQQDRANALYGGNGFSGFAMWTLQTEHTRLHGKAPGATAHEYLQQLAVARIALDNIPNIQASWPAQGFKVAQAALYYGANDLGSTMLEENVVSAAGGHGRHSATVRELVRIAVDAGYTPAIRNSRFRIIAWPDADALLNRAETNPEAERAVGAVGQVEEAGQFPAQPLPLR
- a CDS encoding GNAT family N-acetyltransferase; amino-acid sequence: MSSLPPVAVQPVSGATRSAVLALRVHPRQAVFSGEMPELLAQAEADPRSVAMCVLEGGEVVGYFRLDPTPGAVARRDFGPGSVGVRAFFIDRERQGRGLGTAAMLALAAWLREHRPEVRRVILTVNFKNPAATRAYREAGFVIRGAPYLGGSVGPQHVMELELGELGR
- a CDS encoding NUDIX hydrolase N-terminal domain-containing protein, translated to MTHPHLIADELRALALLGLSYVRDPYDLDRYRRVLMLSAELAAQDSPARLNEVRDAYLRNLAHVSPLLGVEAVVTRGDRVLLMRRADSGLWGLPGGLADVGETVAGAAERELFEEVGLRGRANRLLGLLDARYSGARHGLHIVTAIFDMEAEGEPRPTLEAREVGWHAWDALPELHPGHASSLRVAQSALASGTPSFDPEPSRELHAQAHPGGTPRSPHQSLRVRFVRLLMRTSLGALLRG
- a CDS encoding glucose-1-phosphate adenylyltransferase family protein; the encoded protein is MSTRIAGQKVLAIVLAGGKGSRLAPLTTERAKPAVPFLGTYRLIDFTLSNLVHSGVQDVWVIEQYLPHGLNDHLSGGRPWDLDRTRGGLVVMPPFSSPENEDGEFAQGNAHALAQHAALIREFGPDVVLVLSADHIYKFDYSDLIRAHARHGASVTMVTTEVEPEQATRFGNVRAGEDGRVTEFAYKPDEPLGGTVTAEIFAYDAGVLLDTLEELERQGDLGDYGEELLPALVARGDAYAVPLEGYWMDVGTLDAYLQTHRDFLDGLGFPLDTRDWPFITSSISRPPARIEGTARLDDAFVCGGAVIAGEVVGSVVGPNAVVEAGAVVLDSIVQPGAVVRAGARVSRAIIDLHATVGEGAEVGAREGDPTVVGAHATVEAGARVGGGLIVEPRETVRAGQEEEVVSSAKRDARAGK